ATTCATTTTGCTATTATAATAGCAGCATGGTATGAGCATAAGTAGGCTACTatacatttctataggctatattTCCCTCTATAAATTGTAAAAGTTGCACGGCGCCGTAAATTGTCTCTGTCTATAGGGGTAGACACCTTCTGAAGGTGACCTATAGGCCTACTGGTCCACCAATTGTTTTTGCCACTATAGATATAGATTATGGAGTTGGCTCATACTTCTCTTCCGTCACTGCAAGTCCCCAATATCAACACAATTATTGTGGTGTTGTTAATTTTCACTCTCCTTTGATTTGTCTCACTTACCTTGACTAAAATGAATAGGCCTACCACGTTTATTTTTGATCGATCTACAGTAGATGGATTTATTTCATCTAGCCTTTAAATTATTGCAGAATTTAGAATTTGGGCCTCTTGTTGCAGTATGTGAAGTGATATGTTCACAAGCATTATGCCTTTCTCCAAAGCACATCATTTCTTAAAAGAAGCATAGCCTAATAAAAATGATTCCTCACTTTGATTTTATTTAACTTAATGTCAAACTTCGTATTTTCAACATTTCTAACTCACCACGCTTCCGTGCATGATAGTTGTTTAGTCGGTGCCATTTGTGTAAAATGTTAGAATTTATGCCTCGATCACACCTGTAGTGATTTTCGCTAAATGTACGCAGcgtcatctggatatgtgtgcaacaaaggTTCTACATTCAACATCTGCTACtgtttctgtcaagccgtctatgCATACAATAAGATGCATATGTTCGATAAATCCAAcctatgcaccacacagaacggaCTGCAACTGCCTCTGTAACACAATGCTGCATGGCAAACGCAGTTCCATTGGAAAGGAATGTACTTATGGTGCACCAAAACACCCTAAACTGTCGGTGTGATGGAGGCTTAAGGCTAATTTTTATTGTGTAGCCTTTCATTCATACTCATACTTCAATTCAAACTCTCCTCCATGTTTTGCGCATGGGCATATGTTGTTAAAATAGTACAAGAAAAATGTTCGAAGCACCCTTAGTAGAACATTATTATTTATTCAGAAAAACGACGAGTTGATTCATGGTTCAGCTCAGCCTCACACAATGTATCATGGTTATAGGCTTATTTTGAGTTATCTTTGTTTTTGGCACTTCGCGAAATTACAATTATAGGCcattttgtttttaaaatgtgttaTTGATGTGGTGAGAGTTCAGATGTCTACTCCTACATATATTTGATATTTCGAATAGCCATCTGCAAGTAGGCCTATGGATAACAGAATTAGGCAATACGTGAACATTTCCCCCCACCATATTGATCCCATAGTTGTCACTTATTAAACGAATGGTAATTTACTGAATGGAATTTGAAATATGATGTTGATGTTGGAGTGATGGGATGATGATAGTTAACGGGTGGTACTTTGGTACCGATTGCCTTGTTTGAATTGGTTAAGAGCTTCTCCTCGAGCATAACCATGACATCACAGTCACCTGATCCAATGCAGTTACAGTTCCAACAGGAAACCAACGAGAGGGGATGCTGGACATCGTGGAAGACTCGCCGTGCTTCATAACTTTCTCAGCCTCCCTTTTCTCTGTTTAAGGCTAAAAGGTTGTTCCATTTTGTGTTTGTTTGGAGATAAAAGGCTTTGGATTTTTTTAAGGGTTGTTTTTTCCTCTTGAATGACTAACGTGAGAGGGGACTGGAGCGCACATATTTTAAGCTTGTTTTTTTTGTGAATGGAGAGAGCAAAGCCTTGCGCGTGAGCATCTATCCCTTTCAAATAACTGACCCTTTCCCACCTTGTTGGGGCAGGTGATATTGGCTCTGCACGTGGACTATGACATTGGACTTGGAGCCCATGGAAGATTTTGTTATTGACGTAGTAGGAGAGGGACTCAGGGATAACGGAGAGGAGCATCTCGTGTCCTTACCTTTGGAAGAGACGAGAAGTGCAGAGCATGAACCCGAAACGTTTTTGTCTTCTAGTGGGCAGGATGAGGATAGGGACGACTACTCACCCACATCGAAGTGTCCTCCAGCAGCAAGTAAAAGCCCGGCGTCGGTAAAGCCTCCGTACTCCTACATCGCTTTGATAACAATGGCCATATTACAAAGCCCAAAAAAGCGACTTACCCTCAGCGAGATATGTGACTTTATCAGCCACCGATTCGTTTATTATCGTGAGAAGTTCCCTGCCTGGCAGAATTCCATCAGACACAACCTTTCGCTCAATGACTGCTTTGTCAAAATGCCCCGGGAGCCTGGTAATCCAGGGAAGGGAAACTACTGGACGCTAGACCCCAATTCTTCCGACATGTTTGAGAATGGGAGCTTTCTGCGTCGAAGGAAGAGGTTCAAACGCCAGCATTTTCGTTTCGGGGTGCTCAAGGAGCAATCCCTTGAGCCCAGTGGCTTTCACAACTTTTATGGTACTTATGGACTCGGCACAGCGGGTCTTCAGCTACCCAGTTTGGAGATATATCCATTCGGCTTCCATCACCATGCGCACTCATCATGCGCTCCCACCATCCCACCTGTTAGCAGCCTGCTACCGGCTTTGTCGAGCCTATTTACCCGGAACTCTTTCGCTGCCAAGGCTTTTCTTCAATCACAACAGCCTGTTACTATCGGGTCCTTCAATCCGAGCCGCTATGCCACCTTTTCTTCCGCTTTGACCACCAGCGCTCCATATGCGTCCCCTGCGCTGTTCCACTCCGCGGCGTCTCCACATCTCGTCAGTTTACATGAAGAATATCAGAAATTACAAACTCAGCGCAGCACCTCTGACCTGGCTAAATGATCAGTGCTTGTGAATATTTGACTTGTGTTTCAGACTTTAAATTGTGTATTTGTATCTCAGGTGATAGAGATTTTTGAAGCTCTTGTGGAAACACAGGTATTTGGCAAATGGTAATTGGATGGACTTGTTGATCTAGGCCTATTTGAAGAGTTCTTAAGAATGCTGTAGATGTATGCCTTGCATTGATTACATTTGTCATAGCATCTTGCGTTTTTCTTTCTAAAGTATGAAATTAAATTTGTCCATTGAAATGCAAATATTTAACTGACGAGTTTCCTTTTACATTTGGAAAGAAATAAAGTGAATtatttaaaacaatatatttaaCTCAGTCATTTTTCTTATAGGCCTTTGCGTCACTGACCTGTCAATATTGGCAAAATTGAAGATCTGTAATTGATGCCTTTAACAACTGATTATTGCATAGCGTATATCTTTAATCAGTGGAAATATAGCTGCACATTTTTACCTATAGCAGGCCTAAATGCGCAGTGAACTTGATTGCATCTTTCAACAGGAAAACCATTAAATTCAACATTTTGCTGAGTGTGTAGATGATGCGTGGGTTAAATTATGCTCAGAACTTTTTACAAAATTAGGGTCATTTTAGTTTGTCTGGTTAGCATTTCTCTAATAATAAAATATTATTTCATTGAATTATATGATGTTTAGGCCTACATGTAAAACATGTAAGCCTATATTAAGTCAAATAAAAATCTTAAAATAATTGTCACATTTTGACGGTTATAGCTTTAAAAGTGTCTATCGAAAGAGCGACTGAGGATCAAGCGATGTGCGGAATCAAACTATATGAAGATCACATGAACGAGATGCAACATTGTGTTGACTCTAATCTAGGCTAAATCCAATATCCTGGAATGTTAGGACTACATTTTAAGGATTTTCTGATACTACAattgaaacattttatttttgttcgtttttttatGGCTACAATATAGGCCCTACTgcaattatttatatattttgaaaATCTCTCAATATGGTTGTTCTGCAGCATCTCGCTGTCGTTTGCCATTCATCCTCAAAAACTGACGCTTAAACACATTGTAAATGAATGCTCTTTCTAAATTTGAAGTCTAGAAGTAACGGTCTGTGCAGCTGCGCAGCTTTCAGATTGTCAGTTGAGTTACACCACATCCATCCATTAGTTCAACATCGTATTATAATTGCCTGATTTTGCGTCATGGGGCCACACAGCCTGCTCGTTCCAAAAATGGAAAAAATCTGTGCAACACATTCAAAGACTTCATATTTTCATGTCAGATTATGAGGTCATTTCTAAAGCCGCATTTGGTTGTCTCTCCAAAGCATTCCTTataagattttttttatataaatattttaATATGTTTGCATGGGAGATGTAGCTTGAGCCTATAGCTTACTATTCAAGAGGTATACCACAAACGAACCAGTTGAGGATTTATTCAAATATGTGTTTAAATAGACATCGTGATTTAACTCGGTTTTGCTAGAACCAAATTCGTGGAATATAGTTCTATTAGTCAGAAAATAAAACCAATATTACATTCTAAGAAAATTAAAGCCCTATTAAAGCCCTGAGAATTATGGATGTTTTAAAACAATATTTTAAAGTAATGAATAACATATCTTCATAACTTGATAGATATCACAATCAAGTTAAATTGTGATACTGTATGCTAAATATTTGTGAACATAAATGGAACAAAACATAAAAGGAATATAAACGTTTCCTTACACTCTTAATATCGTTTGAAATATCTGGAACCACATTGGAGATGATTCTGGTACTGTTTAAACCCAAAGTAACAGACATTTCTCATGGATTATAATGAAGATTGAGTATTTGAGACAGATTATTCATGTAAATGTTGAATTATATAATTAACCATATTTGTTGTTTTCTTTTAACGTCCTTGTTTAGATTTATTGTGTGTTTTTCTTTGACTTCTTTGCCA
This sequence is a window from Oncorhynchus mykiss isolate Arlee chromosome 13, USDA_OmykA_1.1, whole genome shotgun sequence. Protein-coding genes within it:
- the zgc:162612 gene encoding forkhead box transcription factor; amino-acid sequence: MTLDLEPMEDFVIDVVGEGLRDNGEEHLVSLPLEETRSAEHEPETFLSSSGQDEDRDDYSPTSKCPPAASKSPASVKPPYSYIALITMAILQSPKKRLTLSEICDFISHRFVYYREKFPAWQNSIRHNLSLNDCFVKMPREPGNPGKGNYWTLDPNSSDMFENGSFLRRRKRFKRQHFRFGVLKEQSLEPSGFHNFYGTYGLGTAGLQLPSLEIYPFGFHHHAHSSCAPTIPPVSSLLPALSSLFTRNSFAAKAFLQSQQPVTIGSFNPSRYATFSSALTTSAPYASPALFHSAASPHLVSLHEEYQKLQTQRSTSDLAK